The genomic DNA GTGCGCATGAAGGCGCCGCCCAGGCCCAGCTGGCCAACGGTATAGCGCAGGCTCACGCCCATCTGCTGGCCGGCCTTGCGGTCCGACCACTTGTCGCCGTTGGCCCACGACGCGATCACGTTCAGGTCGCCCAGCGTGTTCGAGTAGCGGAAGGTGTTGTTGTTGCGCACGCGGCCCATGGCGGCGGGCAGCCACGAGTTTTCGTTGTAGTTACCGACGGTCAGCGGATCGAAGTAGTCCGCCATCAGGTCCTGGATCACCGTGTTCTGCAGACCCAGCGTCAACGCGCCGATGCTGCCGCCGTCCAGGCCGACGTAGGCCAGGCGGTTGAAGGTCTTGCCCGAGCTGGACGAGTTGCCGTTCTGCACGTTGAAGCCTTGCTCCAGGCGGAAGAAGGCGCGGTTGCCGTCGCCCAGGTCTTCCGAGCCGCGCAGGCCCCAGCGGCTGTTGGAGATGGCGCCGTTTTCCATCGAAAGGCGGCTGCCGTCCTCGCCGGACGCGCCGGAGCCGGTATTGACGTAGCGCATGCTGACGTCGGCGATACCGTAGAGGGTGACGCTGGTTTCAGCGGAAGCGGCGCCTGCGGCCAGGCCGAGGCCGGCGGCGGCGAGCGTAAGAGTGATGCGTTTCACTGAGGCTTCTCCTAATGTTTCTGTTCTTAGCGTGGGCCGGGCTTTTGGCTCGGCTGGACGCGCCTGGCGGTTCGCCTGGAGCTGGGCCGTTGCACCGACGCCAGGGGTTGGCGCGGGTCCGGAGCATGGGCCCTCTGTACGTTCCGTGCGCCATAGTGGTGCCAATCCAGAACGCCACGAGGATTCTAGAAAAGTTACGGCTTGTGTAGTGCGTTTATCTTTTTCGCGTTTTCCCTGGGTTTACAGAAATGCAAAAAAGGCGATGACTGGAACAATCCTGGCATTGTTCCAAAAAAAACCCCGTTGCAGGAACGGGGTTTTGGGCGGGTGGTGTGCGGATCAGAGCGTCATGTGCAGCGGCAACCACGTCGCGATGCCCGGCACCAGGTACAGCAGCAGCACCGCCAGGATCATCAGGAAGAACATCGGCAGCGAGGCGCGGGCGATATAGGGCAGCTCGCGCCCGCTCATGCCCGACAGCACGAACAGGTTGAAGCCCACCGGCGGCGTGATCTGTGCCATTTCCACAACGAAAACGATGAAGATGCCGAACCAGATCAGGTCGATGCCGGCCGCCTGCACCGTCGGCAGCAGCACGCCCATGGTCAGCACGACGATGGAAATGCCGTCCAGGAAGCAGCCCAGCACGATGAAGAACACCATCAGCGCCATGATCAGCCAGAACTGCGACAGGCCCAGTCCGCCAATCCACTCGGCCAGCGCCCGCGGCAGGCCGATGTAGCCCATCGCCAGCGTCAGGAACTGCGCGCCCGCCAGGATCAGGGCGATCATGCAATACAACCGGGTGGCCCCCAGCAGCGATTGCATGAAGGTGGCGCGCGACAGCGACCCTTGCAGGCCCGACAGGATCAGCGCCCCGACCACGCCCACCGCCGCGGCCTCGGTGGCCGTGGCCAGGCCGGTGTAGATCGAGCCCAGCACCGCGCCGATCAGCAGCATCACCGGAATCAGGTGGCGCGAACGCGACAGTTTTTCCTTGAACGTCAGGCCCGGATCGGCGGCGGGCACTTCGTCCGGATTGCGGATGGCCCACCACGCGATGTAGCCCATGAACAACAGCGCCAGCAGGATGCCCGGCACGATACCGGCGATGAACAGCTTGGCGATCGACACGTCCGCCGCCACCCCGTAGACGATCATGATGATCGACGGCGGGATCAGCAGGCCCAGGGTGCCCGCGCCCGACAGCGTGCCCAGGATCTTCGATTCGGGGTAGCCGCGGCGCGTCAGCTCGGGGATGGTCATCTTGCCGACCGTGGCGCAGGTGGCCGCGGACGAGCCCGACACCGCCGCGAAGATGGCGCAGCCGATCACGTTGGTGTGCAGCAGCCGGCCCGGCAGGCGGTTGAGCCAGGGGGCCAGGCCCTTGAACAGGTCTTCCGACAGGCGGGTGCGGAACAGGATTTCACCCATCCACAGGAACAGGGGCAGGGCGGTCAGCGTCCAGCTGGACGAGGCGCCCCAGATGGTGACGGCCATGGCATCGCCGGCCGGGCGGCTGGAGAACATCTCCATGCCGATCCAGGCGGTGCCCGCCAGCGTCAGGCCGACCCAGACGCCGCATCCCAGGAATGCGAAGATCGAGACGACCAGCAGGGTAATGACGAGAAGTTCATTCATGGGTTTGCTGCGAGGTGGCGGCGGCCAGGCCGCGTGAACGACGTACCAGCTCATCGAGCAGGGCGATCAGGAACAGGACCGTGCCCACGGCCATGCTGAGCTGCGGAATCCACAGCGGCGTGGCGTCGTTGGACGTGGAGATGTCGTTGAACTGCCAGGAGTCGTAAGTGAGCTTGACGCTGAAGAAGGCGAAGGCGGCGGCCATCAGGGTGCCCGCCGCCAGCGCGAAGATATCCAGGCGGCGGCTGCCGGCCGGCGACAGCGCGTTCAGCAGCAGCGTCACGCGGATGTGTTCGCCATGCTTGAAGGTGCTGGCCAGCGCCAGGAACCCGGCGGCGGCCATGAAATACCCGGCATAGGCGTCCGTGCCGGGAATGTTCAGGCCAAGCTGGCGCGCGACGATCGCGGCCAGCACCGCAACCAATACACCGATCGTGCACAGGCCGGCCAGCAGGCCGGCCGCGCCGTAAAGTCCATCCAGAAAGCGGCGCATGGTCGTATCACTGCTTCCGGTAGGCGTCGATCATGGCCTGGCCGTCGGCGCCGGCCTTCTTGAGCCAGTCATCCAGCATGCGCTTGCCGATCACCGACAGGCCTTCCTTCAGTTCGACCGTGGGCTTGACGGTTTCCATGCCGTTCTTGGCCAGTTCTTCCTGGTACCACTTGTTCTTTTCCTGCGACAGCTTCCAGCCGCGTTCCTCGGCCTGCGCGCCGGCCTTCTTCAAGGCTTCCTGTGTGGCCGGATCAAGCGCGTCGAACGCCTTCTTGTTGACGATCACGGCGTTCTTGGGCAGCCAGGCCTGGGTGTCGTAGAACTTCTTGATGTACTCGTAGGTCTTGGTGTCGTAGCCGGTGGAGGCCGACGACATGTACGAGTCGATCACGCCGGTGGCCAGCGCCTGCGACAGTTCGGCCTGCTGCACCGTCACCGGCTGGGCGCCGACCAGTTCGGCGATCTTGGCCGTCACCGGGCTGTAGGCGCGCCACTTCAGGCCCTTCATGTCGCTGATCTGCTTGATGTCCTTGTTGGCGAAGATGCCCTGGGGCGGCCAGGCCACCGCGTACAGCAGCGTCATGCCCTGCGAATTCAGCTTCTTTTCCAGGAACGGCTTCTGCGCCTGGTACAGCTTGAACGAGGCGTCGTAGCCGGTGGCCAGGAAGGGCAGGCCGTCCAGTTCGTAGATCGGGTCCTCGTTGGCGAAGTTGGTCAGCAGGATCTCGCCGATCTGGGCCTGGTTGCCTTGCACCGCGCGCTTGATCTCGGGCGCCTTGTACAGCGAGGCGTTGTTGTGCAGCGTGATCTTGAGCTTGCCTTCCGACAGTGTGTCGACGTCCTTGATGAAGGTCGTCAGGTTTTCGACGTGGAAGTTGCTGGCGGGATAGGCGCTGGGCAGGTCCCACTTGGTCTGGGCCTGGGCGCCGGCGCTGAACGCCAGGACGATGGAGCCGGTCAACAGCGAGAGCTTCTTGAACATGATGGTCCTTCTTTGCGAATGATGAGTGCGGGCAGGGCCCGGAGGCATTGCGAAAAAGCGCGCGGCGCGGCATGACGCATAGCTGAAAAGCCGTGCCATTCTATGTTGCCTCTTGGTCACAAAGTGCCTGCAAGCGCGTGTTTACGGGTAATTCCTAGGCCGCCGGTCCGAAATGCTTGACGATTGAAATAGTGTGCCCACGGGCCGGACGTTGTCTTGCGGCGGCGTCTTTTTCTTCTAAGATCTCGTCATCGCAGTCGTGTCGCAGAGGGTCGTGTGAATTTCGTTTTTCGTCGTGACGAGTTGCTGGTCGAGGAAGCCACCAGCGTGTTGCCGGACCTGGATGCCTGTGGGCGCGCCGGGCTTGGGGCCGACGCCCTGCAGCCGGTCTGGGCCACGCCGGATTCGCCGGCCCGCGCCGCGCATGTCGAACCGGGCATCGAAGCGCCGCACGGCTACGCCTTCAAGAAGCTGCGGTCCTTGTTCGGGGTGCTGGACGAGGAACGCATGGCGCTTGCCGGGCGCGCCTACCAGATCGCCGAATGGGCCCGCACCCATCGCTTCTGCGGCGCCTGCGGCACGGCCACCACGCGCGTCAGCGGCGAGTTCTGCCAGCGCTGCCCGGCCTGCGGCTTCTCG from Achromobacter xylosoxidans includes the following:
- a CDS encoding porin: MKRITLTLAAAGLGLAAGAASAETSVTLYGIADVSMRYVNTGSGASGEDGSRLSMENGAISNSRWGLRGSEDLGDGNRAFFRLEQGFNVQNGNSSSSGKTFNRLAYVGLDGGSIGALTLGLQNTVIQDLMADYFDPLTVGNYNENSWLPAAMGRVRNNNTFRYSNTLGDLNVIASWANGDKWSDRKAGQQMGVSLRYTVGQLGLGGAFMRTYEGNDSELRQQVWNFSASYQFESAKVFAGYFNGRDQTGWVNAVMGGTTTAQLDRKDNGYFAGVTWQATPRWAITGAAYYDQSKNVVEDGDKGKRYALVAVAEYALSKRTQVYGTVDYNKVRDAATGEIAGRTSQLGAGVGIRHIF
- a CDS encoding TRAP transporter large permease encodes the protein MNELLVITLLVVSIFAFLGCGVWVGLTLAGTAWIGMEMFSSRPAGDAMAVTIWGASSSWTLTALPLFLWMGEILFRTRLSEDLFKGLAPWLNRLPGRLLHTNVIGCAIFAAVSGSSAATCATVGKMTIPELTRRGYPESKILGTLSGAGTLGLLIPPSIIMIVYGVAADVSIAKLFIAGIVPGILLALLFMGYIAWWAIRNPDEVPAADPGLTFKEKLSRSRHLIPVMLLIGAVLGSIYTGLATATEAAAVGVVGALILSGLQGSLSRATFMQSLLGATRLYCMIALILAGAQFLTLAMGYIGLPRALAEWIGGLGLSQFWLIMALMVFFIVLGCFLDGISIVVLTMGVLLPTVQAAGIDLIWFGIFIVFVVEMAQITPPVGFNLFVLSGMSGRELPYIARASLPMFFLMILAVLLLYLVPGIATWLPLHMTL
- a CDS encoding TRAP transporter small permease, whose protein sequence is MRRFLDGLYGAAGLLAGLCTIGVLVAVLAAIVARQLGLNIPGTDAYAGYFMAAAGFLALASTFKHGEHIRVTLLLNALSPAGSRRLDIFALAAGTLMAAAFAFFSVKLTYDSWQFNDISTSNDATPLWIPQLSMAVGTVLFLIALLDELVRRSRGLAAATSQQTHE
- the dctP gene encoding TRAP transporter substrate-binding protein DctP is translated as MFKKLSLLTGSIVLAFSAGAQAQTKWDLPSAYPASNFHVENLTTFIKDVDTLSEGKLKITLHNNASLYKAPEIKRAVQGNQAQIGEILLTNFANEDPIYELDGLPFLATGYDASFKLYQAQKPFLEKKLNSQGMTLLYAVAWPPQGIFANKDIKQISDMKGLKWRAYSPVTAKIAELVGAQPVTVQQAELSQALATGVIDSYMSSASTGYDTKTYEYIKKFYDTQAWLPKNAVIVNKKAFDALDPATQEALKKAGAQAEERGWKLSQEKNKWYQEELAKNGMETVKPTVELKEGLSVIGKRMLDDWLKKAGADGQAMIDAYRKQ